One Companilactobacillus farciminis KCTC 3681 = DSM 20184 genomic window, TGTTCCTGTGTTGGTGTTACCAAGTCCGATTCAGAGATCTTGCCGTCCTTGATAGCTTTGGTTACTAAATACAACGTAACAATTTTAGTAATTGAACCTATAGCCAATTTCTCATCTGGATTTTTGGAATAGACGATTTGTCCACTGTTCTCATCAAAAATCATCCCTGCACTAGCATTCAATTCAAGCTCTGGCTGAGTAAATGTTGCAGCAGCAACCTCTGATGTAAAAATTGGCAACGTCAAAATGAAAACTGACATTACCAACATGAATTTCTTTGCGAAACCTTTCATAAATAAACCTCTCAAATCAATCTTTCGATTTCGAAATTGGAAAATGACTAATAAATGATGTCTTTTCTTTATCGGAAGTAACAGCAATCGTACCACCGTGTAGTTGAACCATACTTTGAGCAATCGCTAGACCAAGTCCTGTTCCACCAGTTTTCTTGGAACGAGAATCTTCCACTCGATAAAAACGGTCAAAGACGTGCTTCAAAGAATCTTTTGGGATTGGCTGACCGTTATTGGCAACCGTCACAACCACCTCTTGATCTTTTTGTTCAGCGTTTAGCCAAATATGGGTCGCACCTTTACCGTACTTCAAAGCGTTCATGATCAAGTTATTAAAGACTCGTCCTAATTTCTCAGTATCGCCTTGCATCATGATCTTGTCCGGCGTGGAATTGACGATGATTTCCATTCCTCGTTTGTTAGCCTCTAATTCAAAGTCAGCTGACAACTGATCTAGCATTTGAGCCATGTCGAATTTTGTCATCTTCAAACGACTTGTCGCATGCTGAACATTCGCAAATTCAAACAGAGAATTGACTAAGTTTTGCATCTCTAATGACTTCTTGTAAGCAATATGCGTATATTTGAGAATTTGATTCAGGTCATTGAAGTTTTTCCCTTCAATCAAACCCAAATAACCGATCACTGAAGTCAAAGGCGTTCTAATGTCGTGGCTGACGTTACTGATCAATTCATCTTTGCTTTTTTCTGATTGGCGCTGTTCTTGAGCGTGTTGATCCATATTCAAAATCAATAAATTAAAAATCTCGATAATGCCTTGTAAACTAGGATTGACCTTCGTCTGAACTTGCTTAGTTTGGTCATCGATTGCCGCTTTATGCAAAATCTGTTTGATTTGTTCCAATTCCATCTTATGAAAAGTACTCAAGACGATAATGCCAGTTAAAGCTACTTCCATGATTAAAACTACAATAACGGCCCAAATTTTATTCGTCAACAATGACCAATTATTTTGTAAATTTCCCATG contains:
- a CDS encoding sensor histidine kinase, which encodes MILNKRIKLNAKEKGVLLFEGIGTFLLFQVINAIIIGSLGKNNFMGNLQNNWSLLTNKIWAVIVVLIMEVALTGIIVLSTFHKMELEQIKQILHKAAIDDQTKQVQTKVNPSLQGIIEIFNLLILNMDQHAQEQRQSEKSKDELISNVSHDIRTPLTSVIGYLGLIEGKNFNDLNQILKYTHIAYKKSLEMQNLVNSLFEFANVQHATSRLKMTKFDMAQMLDQLSADFELEANKRGMEIIVNSTPDKIMMQGDTEKLGRVFNNLIMNALKYGKGATHIWLNAEQKDQEVVVTVANNGQPIPKDSLKHVFDRFYRVEDSRSKKTGGTGLGLAIAQSMVQLHGGTIAVTSDKEKTSFISHFPISKSKD